The sequence below is a genomic window from Carassius carassius chromosome 45, fCarCar2.1, whole genome shotgun sequence.
attgtaatataatataatataaaatgtgtttatattttaatataatatttaattgtaatggaatagaataaaatatattcatatcttCACATGAACTTAATCCCCTATGAGGTTAATGTGAATAGCAATTTAATTGAAAAGAATGTGCCTGTAAATAATCATTTATCTATCCTATCTTCCCAAATCCAGCAGATATGTCTGGGATGGATGGGCCTGTAGAGGAGATAAATGGGACAGAAGTAGACAGCGAGAGTTTCTTGAGGTTCAGCCCTACATCTGTTTCTACCGGGACGGCCGCTGCCTCATACGGACGGACTGCCAATGTTTACGTCTACGTCTCCATCTTCCTCAGCTTGCTGCTCTTCCTGCTTACCCTGCTGATCATTGCTCTTCACAGGCTGAAGAACATCATATCCTCCAGCTCTTCATATCCAGAATGCGGCAGTGAGGCCGGGAGCTCCTTCACTAACATGAACATGGAGATCTGCAGCATCTCCTCACAGAGATCAACAGTGTCATCGCTGTCCTGACAGCTGAGAAAGACATATCGATTACTCATGTCTGAACGTACTGATATTCTAGAAGTTTAGAAACATTTTAGCAAGTACTTTAAATAGTTGTCATTATTATCAGtgtcattttcattaacattattcaGAGTGAACCATTCCACCAACCCTGTattacttaaattaaataaaccacagaaGATCTTGTATTGAAATAGACCGTACTGAAGCATTTTGATGAAGGCTTTGTATGATTTTGGAAAAATATTGATGACTTGCCAATCACATTGTGTACATAATGCTGACTCTATGATGACATTTTCATAAAAgaatgtactttaaaaaaatcaagaatatgtCAAATGCAACATGTCATCCCTTGGAAGCCTTGAATAAAAATCTGATTTGCTCAAAAAATATGCATAATAATCATGACTTTAATTCATCAAGCAAAATGTAGAACAAcaggaaaaaaatcaataaaaatgcatACAGGCTTTAGGCACACTTATAAATGCATGAGTTTCattgcaatataaataaaatataccaaACAGATCATAATAGATGTATTGTTTAAAACTCACTTTTGCATgaactttataatttttttataaagccAGTTTCACTTAGGTTCACACAGCTCACAGGTCTGTTATCTATGGATCCAATACTGTTCAACAAAAAAAAGTCCAAATACTTtctataatgttatataatttaaaactaataattttgtatttaactgtcattttagaacagaagagaacaaaaactatggaagcccatttctgccacaaaaacaataatatatatatatatatatatatatatatatatatatatatatatatatatatatatatatatatatatatatatatatatatatatatataataataataattcagaattTTATCacatatttaagacattttatgtCAAATTAGGATTTGCCAAAGCATTTTGTCCTTGCGAGCGTTTTCATATACAATAGAACTATTTGATATATTTAGATAATTGTCTAGCCTAATTATTTGATACTTTTCGCAAATGGAcgatagaatagaataaaagcAATACAGTCTGCAATAAACACAGCAATCTGAGATCCAACAcagataatttataaataatgaaGTCAAGGGGCCATAAAGTCGTTAATTAAGCTGCCGAACAGCTGTTAGGATGAAACTAGAGCTGAAAGGTTTCGTGATCTCAGCAGTTATGTGCTGGGTGAGATGGAGCATTAGTTCTTATAGGCACGTGTGTTGGATGTAACAGTAATTTATCTATATATGATCGATCTGATGTCGAGGTTTTAGAGACTCTGTATTCTGGTCTTTTTGTTTGTTAGTGGTCAGCATTAGAGGTACGTTGTCAATGCACACTGCGCCAAAAACGGAGTGGAAGGTGTtgactgtttaatgttttttttttgtgctctaATTTGTAATTTAATCTGATGTCTAGTTTTctaattcatatattttagagTCGCCGTGCAAATGTAGTTTTAGTCCAGTGTATTGAAGTATGTGCACCGCTGCGTGGTGCCGCTAGAGGACGCAACATCCATTTGATCAAACAGGCGAGTCTGTTTTTCTGCAGCGGCCGGCCAtcgctgttttgtttttgtcgtgACAGGAGTCCTTCACATATTCACTTCTCATATTTTaccgtttttatatatttatcgggttacttttatttaaaaattgggCATTTTTAATGACAGTCATATGAAATCAGATTAACACTGGTATATTGTGTGCCGAGTTCACAAATAAGGCAAGTCTGGTCAATACGTTCATAAAGGTCGGATGACAGGTGGGAATTTGGGTTTTACCCTAAAAAGACAAAATGAGCGACAGCGTTCATCTTAGTACAGCAAACACAGGTAAAGACAGCCAAACTTCGGCAGCCGCAGACAGCAACGAGCAGGACCAGGAGAGCTTCCCGTACGACGCGGAAGACCCGGGCGAGGAGAGCGACGCGCCGGAGGCGAGAGACGGCACGGTCAGTCCGGAGGAGCTCAACGACGACGACACGTCAGG
It includes:
- the LOC132127275 gene encoding serine rich and transmembrane domain containing 1 — protein: MSGMDGPVEEINGTEVDSESFLRFSPTSVSTGTAAASYGRTANVYVYVSIFLSLLLFLLTLLIIALHRLKNIISSSSSYPECGSEAGSSFTNMNMEICSISSQRSTVSSLS